Part of the Virgibacillus natechei genome is shown below.
ATTACCATGTTAAACATATTACTTCCAAGAATAGAACCTACCGCCATGTTTGCATTTTTTAGACGAAATGCAGTGAACACCGAAACAGCTTCGGGTAGTGAAGTCGTTGCTGCTATTAGAAAACTCCCCACAAAACTCGAGCCAAGTCCTGTTATGACAGCTATTTTATCCCCTGTAATGGATAGGACACTACCAGCAATCATAATGGCTACAGCTGCTATTACAAAACCCGTAATTGCTTTTTTTACGGTCGTTGAACGATTAACCGCAGAATCCTCATCCGGCTTGTCTTTTTCCTTTTCATTATTTCCTGGCGGGGAAGGCATTCGACTTATAATGATCATCCCGATGATATAAACAAGTAAAATCACTATTGAATCTACACCAATTCCAATAATTGTATAATCAATACGTAAGAAAAGTGCTAACGTGACCATCACCATTAAAAACAGACCAAGTATAGCAGAGTAAATATGATTTCTATTTACAAGATGATAGAGCTGTTTTTTTCTGAAATAAAGATCAAAGCTAGCTATAATGAATAGATTAAATAAATTCGAACCAAGCATATTACCAATTGCGATATCAACATTTCCAATTATTACTGCGGAAAAACTTGTTGTGACCTCTGGCAGTGATGTAGCACCTGCTAATAAAACAGTCCCAACCAGCATGCCACCCATAGCTGTTTTTTTACTAATTACGTTGGCAAACTGTGACAACTTCATTGCGGTGTATACGGTTGCGATTGCTGCTAAGACAAAAAAGATAAATACCAAAAATTACCACCTCTTTTAATAACCTCACCCTATAATATACCCAATTAAGAAGTAATTAAAAGAAAATAAATCACAATGCGCAAATGTGAAATTATATAAAAAACCCTGCCAATTTTAACTGACAAGGATTTTGATCGATCTAATCTTTTACTTTAACATCGTATGTCCTTAACCAATAATCAATCTGAGCAAGGTGTGCTATTAATTGAGGCCCCTTCATTAATCGCGAACAGTGACAGGCACGTCCCGGAATTTGTCGAATAATAGCACGACTTTTTCCTGCCTTCATTCAGACAGAAAAAAAGCACCGCAGAACACGATGCAATTAGTAAATACTTATTTCTCCCTCAAATTTCAAACTTACCCCTTCGAAATAACTTCTACCTCATCACCCTCACCAACAATAACTTTATCCGTCATGCCAACAAACAAGCCCGTTTCCACAACTCCAACCAGTGATTTCAGTTCCTTATGTAATGTTTTAGGGTTAGGTATTTTATCGAAAGGACAATCTAAGATATAATTACCATTATCTGAGATAAATACCTCCCCATCTTTTTGCCGTAATTTAGGCACACATCCTAAGGTTGAAATATTATTTGCCGTCACTTCCCAGCCAAAGGGAATGACCTCAACCGGCAAGGGGAATGCCCCTAAGTGAGCTACTTTTTTTGAACGATCCACAATTATGATCAGCTCTTTAGCTGCCGAGGCAACGATCTTTTCTCTCAATAGTGCCCCTCCGCCTCCCTTGATAAGGTGTAAGTTCTCATCAACTTCATCCGCTCCATCAATGGTAACGTCAAGCTGTTTTAGTTCGGAAAAATCCGTTAAAGGGATGCCGAATTCCTTCGCCCATTGTGCCGTTGTTTGCGATGTGGGCACGCCGGTTACATCTAGTCCCTGTTCAACATATTCACCTAATTTTTTAATCATCCAATACACTGTAGATCCAGACCCTAAGCCCACTTTCATCCCATCTTCAATATATTTTACTGCTTCTTCACCGACTAGCTTTTTTGCGTTATCCATTTCACTCATCACGTACATCCTCCTTATAAAAACCCTCCCATTCATTATAACTTATCCATTAGCAGATCTCCACGTTCGAACCAGCCCATCCACAATCGTCTTAATTACTTCATCATCCGTGTCATAGTGATTATGAGATAACGGATTCCAACTCGTCAGCAATCCGCCAGTGTTTACTGGTACATCTTTTGTAACAGCAGCATCGTATGCTTCATTCACAGCCTTTAAAGGAAAAGCAAGTACATCATTCTTATTATAAAAATTAAGCCATTCCCCATATGTGGTAGGGTAAAATTTTTGAATCATGGGGGAGGGAACAGTGATTGGAGATCCAAAATCAATATACCGTAA
Proteins encoded:
- the rpiA gene encoding ribose-5-phosphate isomerase RpiA, whose product is MSEMDNAKKLVGEEAVKYIEDGMKVGLGSGSTVYWMIKKLGEYVEQGLDVTGVPTSQTTAQWAKEFGIPLTDFSELKQLDVTIDGADEVDENLHLIKGGGGALLREKIVASAAKELIIIVDRSKKVAHLGAFPLPVEVIPFGWEVTANNISTLGCVPKLRQKDGEVFISDNGNYILDCPFDKIPNPKTLHKELKSLVGVVETGLFVGMTDKVIVGEGDEVEVISKG
- a CDS encoding sodium:calcium antiporter; this encodes MVFIFFVLAAIATVYTAMKLSQFANVISKKTAMGGMLVGTVLLAGATSLPEVTTSFSAVIIGNVDIAIGNMLGSNLFNLFIIASFDLYFRKKQLYHLVNRNHIYSAILGLFLMVMVTLALFLRIDYTIIGIGVDSIVILLVYIIGMIIISRMPSPPGNNEKEKDKPDEDSAVNRSTTVKKAITGFVIAAVAIMIAGSVLSITGDKIAVITGLGSSFVGSFLIAATTSLPEAVSVFTAFRLKNANMAVGSILGSNMFNMVIIAISDSVYQGGSILADVSVNNRVTAIGISILSIVLIWSLMRNRSMSQSSYLIPSLITIAGYVVVSYLLFMG